ATCGGCGGTGTTGCCGCGACTAGACGATGCAAAGGCATCGCCGTCGCCGCGTCGCCCAGCCGCTTACCCCGCGGCGCTCCGAACGACGCCATAGCTATTTCCGACTCGGGACACCAGTATCACCGGAAGACGACGACCGTCGCCCCCCACCCGCCCCGCGCGGCCGGCGCGTCGAAGAAATGGTCGACGTCCGTGCGGCGGGCGAGCAGCGACCGGACGATCTCGCGCTGAACGCCGATCCCGCGGCCGTGGATCAGCCGGACCTCGTGGAAGAGCGGCCGGGCGGCGTCCAGGTACTCGGTCACCGCCGAGGGAACGTCGGCCGGGAGGAAGGAATGCAGGTCGAAGGAGTCCTCGAGGGGGATCGCGACCGGGTCGTCTTCGTCCATCGCTCGAATGGGACGCGCGGGACCGGACCGCGGCGCCTCACGCCGCGGGAGTGATCTCGCTCTCG
This genomic window from Thermoanaerobaculia bacterium contains:
- a CDS encoding Smr/MutS family protein; this encodes MDEDDPVAIPLEDSFDLHSFLPADVPSAVTEYLDAARPLFHEVRLIHGRGIGVQREIVRSLLARRTDVDHFFDAPAARGGWGATVVVFR